The sequence CCTTTCCCAATAAAAAGTGTcaatgtgttttgcttttgctatgTTAATATGTCGAGCCAGAAATGCTCTAGCTATGTCTACATGGCATTTGACAGCTCTATGCATGAGTGGCTTTAAACACACACAGTTCCACAAATCATTTACCTTCTGAGTGTGCAGCTGTCTTGCAGAGAGGCTGCCTCTGGCTTGCCCAGACTAGGCTAGGCTGTGTGATAACCTGTGGAGTGAGAGTCTGTCTGCATGGGAAGATGCTCTCAGGTTCATCTGGGGCTAGGTTTGCACACTGAGAGCCACTGTGCCTGGGGGTAAACTTGCTTCTTGCCATACCTGTGGGCCAAATTCTGTACCTACTTTCATACTGTGTAAACTCAGTGACCGAAGCACATTGTCCAATACCATGGTGAGACTTGTGTGTATCCCTGAGTACTAGATGTATGATTTACGCATTTATTAGGTGACGAAGAGGTTAGAACCAGGTGAAAAACATCTAAATGTGGCATTCTAGCTCCTGAGTACAATGAGAAAAGGCAAGGATACAGACAAAATGCAACAAATTCTGTCCAACGTGTTCCATACTTTCAACCGTATCTGACTCTGAAAACCAGATTTACTTTCTTCTGAAGTCAGAGAGCTAAATCTTGTAACTCCTTCAGACTGCTTTTGCACACGCCAGGATttaaacctggatcaggtttAAAATGGAAGGGCAAATTCAAGCCTTGCCTTCCACCTCTGGTAAATGTTTTCGTCACAGAATTGACATAGGATGTAAATCAGGACACAATTTGGGCACATACATCAAACAGAGTCAAGGAGCATATTGAGATGCAACTGGGTTAGAAGTATATAATGAGGCAAGACTATTACTCTTCCAGCAGGCAGATGGTAGTCTTCAGCCTTCCCTAAAACCCTCACCCAATTTATTTAATAGGCATGCAGGATGAACGGGAAAAATATACAATAGGCTGCATTAACATGCCAGATTGGACTTACCCCCATACATTGATAATACCACTTTTGACATGACTGTGACATTAGTAGAATGACCATTATAATTAAGCTACATTCTAGAACTCCTGTCATATTTCACAATGGCAGAAGGAGGGCCATTTATATTACAAAATGACCTCTGTTATCACCTTGTTTGGAGGGGGTAGGTGTTCCTAGACTAATCAAAAGTAGTATAAAACttcaattttgaaaaatagcaaTTTCACTGTTCAGAAAAGGCATTTAAGGAGAACTCACTACTGTCTGTCGTCTTTTTTGATGTACGGGGTGCATGTCAAGGTACTGAAAACTTAAGAAAGTGacagaaatacttctgtgaACAAAGATGGCTGTGTGTGAAGTGTTCCTTCGTAATGCTGCATCTTTGTGGTAGACACAAAtaaaatctggaaacatttatttgtttttcctcagcCCAGACTTACTCCACCCACATCCTTCCACTCTGCTTTTTACACTCAGGGATGTAACTTGTCTTCTGtttgtcttcctttcctttttttaaaagctaatcTGAGTTTCCAATATAACTCAAGTCAATGTTAATTTGTACGTAGCACTAGTAGAATTAAACCACTCTTGTATATCACTCAGTTCATTAGTCTGCACCCATGGTTTACTAATTTTAGTATTCTGTCAAAGAGTCCATTTATTATCAAAGGCTGGAAAGTGTAAGCTGTGACTGGATTTGTATATTTTTACTAGTAAGATGCACTACATATACACAGAATATATAGTGTAATGCACAGAACTGAACAGTTCAATTTACAGTGACTAACCTCAACGTGgtctgttttttatttattattttttaaaaaacaaacatgaagaatacattaatttttattctaaatttaaagataataaatgaaaataaacagtacAGAGGTTTTCAGAATTTGTAAGCTGAACgcacaaacaaaaatctaacACTGGTGTTTAAATAAGCACGTTCCTAGCATCACATTCTCCCCCACCTTGACAGAGAACAAAGGCAGCACTGTGAGGGCATTTTACATTTGATACCAGAAAGAAGTgtctacagctacatcaggacAGTGATTTGAATACGTATATAACCATTTTCAGCCCAGTGTCCATTAAAATAAAGGTTGCTTCAGATAGAAGGGAGAGCAGTTGATTTAAATGCCCCTCGGTGATAGCAGATGGGAGTTTTAAACCATACCCCAAGTTGACTTCAGAGGCAGACAAAAATTATGGCAGCAGTATGAAACAAGCTGctaaagcagctgcagaaattgAAAGGAAGGACGTCGAAACTCTGGAAAGTGGAAAAGCCAAAGGCAGACTGAGATCATTGCTGCAGTCAGAAGTGTCAAGCAAAGATGCAGCTGAGCCCACTTGCAAGATTTTCCACTCTATTTTGCCAGTCACACACATGCAAGCTGACAAAGTGTGAAAGGCAGTGTCTGTTTACgagtttgtttttccagtggttcccatcttttttcattctttttttttattttctgcagaaatcaaCGATATGGGGACTACTGCCAAAGTGAGGGGAAGTGCTTCTGTGGAGGGGTTTAATATGGTTACAGAGCAGAAAGGGAGCATTCGCACCACTAAGATGATTGTCACTAAGCTTTGCAAATATTTAGGAGATGAAAGAAGTTCAAATTAGTAAACAGGACAGAGACAAGAAAGATAATGGGGTGCTAAAACCTTTAGGCTGGGAGCAGAACAAAATCTCTACTGCTTTAAACATcagtagcaagaaaaaaaagaggaaaatgtcaAAAACTGTCTGGATAGAGCAATTAGATAGCAGAGCTGAATAGctttataaaatagaaaatatgccACGGTGTCTATTGGACATGGGACAGGACTTAGTGGCTCAGGAGATCCCTTACATGTGGAGTTCTGCCACATGATGTTCTCAGAGTACATCATATGAGACaacaatgttttcttcttaCTCTGAATCTAGTTTTCAAGAGGCCAATAAAGTGGGACAGATACATTATGACTTAGTTCAGAGATGGAGTTTACGGCCCAAAAAGGGTCCCTTGAAAATGAGGGTCTAACTGCCATCCACACTGAAACTTGAGTGGTATGGTAAGATGCTCAAAAACATAAAGCAAAGAGAAGCtgtgcagaaaagaagaaaaatgacagaatcTTTCTCAAAAAGCACTGATGATGGGCAGTTTCACTCTCACCAGGCTAGAATCAACTGTCTGAACAGTGGGAATACAAGGGTCATGCCACGGTAAGCCTGAAAACCTGGCCATTCCGAGGATCAGTGTGATGTGAGCTAATATAATTAGTAGTTATTTTGGAAAGCAGGGAGCACTGGAAGGAACATAACCAGGGACAACTTGACAGGAGACATTCACCACCAGTAAACACAAAGTACTGAAGactgaagaaattattcagtTTGCTTATGAACATTACACATGTTCTGTTCAGAAAATGGTAGACAGGAACTGTAAATCTCAAAAATCTCAAACACGGAGCTCAACAGAGAGCACTATAGGTTTTGCagtagtactccagatgtggtgTGCTTTTATCAGTATAAGGAACATCCCAAAGAAATTAAGGttagaaaataaagatggtGAATAAAGTTAAACATGTACATCTGGCAATAGCTGGTGAGCCTTCCTAGTTTGGTTGGTGATTTTTCTATACTGCTGATGTgcttgtaaataaaaatatttctcttcaagAAATACCATGCTATGGATAGTGGCTGGAATGAAAGCGAAGAGCAGATCCAGGCAGTCAACTCAAGATTATTTTCAGTGCAAGGAGCAGCATggaataaagaaacaaaacaaaactgctatCTTGTAAACCTATCCTCACCTGAAGTCTGATATTTGGTTTTAATTCCTCTGTCTCAActagaggaagaaagaaggctGCTAAGAAGCACAAGAGAAATTATTAATGGCATGTTGACTGACAAAATTattcaatttaaaagaaaagaaagatgtttcATAGTAGAaagatatatataaaaattagtGGTGATGGGCCAGTGTCTAGCACTGAtagtttctatttttattatgcaagtaatgaaaaacaaaagatttaaaGCCATTTATTAATGAGAGAGTGTAGTCAGTGGAATGCCTTGCCAAAGGAACCACAGAGGAGCTAAGCTGGAGCATCCACAAAATAAGATTTattacataaaaacaaaattaattcttCAGAGTGCCACTAGCTCCaaactgtgaggaaaaaaaggtaccCTACAGGCAGCATGTTTTATTAGTATCCTTGAGAGCTATTGCATTATATTCAGGATTAGGGCTACTTTTGAGAATTTCTGAAATTCACTGAAAGTTCTAGAGCTGCCCCCTTTTGAGCAGGTGAATTTGATTGTATTTCAGGTAAATCAATTCCTACGTTCCCAATCTAAGGCTCTCATAAAACTATCCATTTGTCCAAAttacatgcaaaataaaaaataagagacTAGAAGGCTCACGGATGATATGGCTAAGAATTGTAAAACGTCCCTGGCATGCTCCACTTCAGAAACACCTTACAGCACTTCTCCAGTGGGAGTAAGTGGCGTTAGGGCAGAGTGTGACGCATACGAGCTGCAAAGTGAAATTGTGCATTAGTTCACACTTGTTTCAGTAAAGgaggaatattaaaaataatcatgacagctttgctttttcagggcaagaaaaagaaagttcacTTCTTCAGTTCCGAGAGTGCTAACTATAATGAAAATCTTTTGTACTCAGGGTACCAAACATTGTCTGTTTTGCTTGACTGATGAAGATTAGCTGACTTCTTACATTAAAGAAGTTTGTCTTGTATGGGCTGAAGTGACAAGACAATAACTAAGTGCTAATTGTGCATAACCAACACTAAAGATATGCAGCCCCATTATGGCATGTAATAAATGAAGCGAACAACAGAAATATATTAGGCACTTTAATAATGATACTAGAATAGCGGTTTGCAGAAACGGATGTGAAGGGTTTAAGAAACGAAATCTAGTCAGATGTGTGAGTCTTGAGTGGGTACTACTGGGAGGCTCTGCCTGCCTTACTTAGAATACAGTCTTAGTTTTGTGGCAAGGCAAAATTGATATAGGACTTTAAACAGCATTACAACCTATAATTACTTTGCATTATTATATAGTTTAAGCAGTGGTTATTACTTGCCTGGTATTTTAATTTCCCATGCAACATGATGAAAAAGGTcaatttggttttttttaaagtgtgtaATTGTAGTGTGTTACAATTATTAGCAGCTGTACATTTTATAGTTCTTTAGGgatgtttgatttttaaatgactACAGTGTTAGAAAATAACATACTGTAGGACAAGGTGAGTTAGCAAAGCTTATTTAGAGCTGTATCTAGCTTAGTTGCTTTAGACTATTGTCTTCCTAATTTTTTGTTACTTCCTAGGAATGTGCATCTCATTTTTACTTACCcacttgaggaaaaaagaaaaaaaaaagaaaagaaagaagaaaaaaaagattgctaTAAAATTCTAAATTGGATTATGTAATAACTGAAAAAACATAATGGGTACATTAAGGAGTGGACATAATTGGTTCTATCATTGCCTAGACCTCATAGAAGTCAACGGGAAAGCTGCTAGCAACTTCTCTAATAGGATTTAGCCATCACTCTGAATGTTACTACAGTGAGTTGCCCATAAATGCctctgaaaaatgcagtttttataATTTTACCATTTTTGACCTTTGATCTGCAACTGTATACATgactcttcagaaaaaaatgtctggTTTGGATCCTTCTATAAGCTACAGTTAAGAGAGGAAGTGAAAATAGGGCATAGGAAGCCCAATGCTGCTACAGAGAAAATGGTGGGAACAACATCTTGTAAATTTAACTGACCACAGTCCTGTCAACAGGAAGAGACATaatgtaatttaaaagaaaaacgtgagaaaaatgaagaattcatATGAAATTAATGCAATAGTGACAAATGATATAGCTCTTTCTTCTACAGCAAAGGATCTCAAAGTCCgttataaatattaattaattaaacttGACAGACAGCCTTTTGAAGCAAGAGGAAGCAACGTTATTCTTGTTTATTGGTGTGGGATTTGAGGCACAAGAAGTTTTCTGACCAAGGTCATAAAAGATGCTCTGCTTCAGACCCAGGGAAAGTATCCTGGTCTTAATCTTGGGCTTTCACTACTGGTAGATGCTTCCTCTTCACTTGAACGCACAATAGAGCCAAATAAATGCTTAATTTATGGAACAGACCCAATACATTCTCTTACCTCTGATTACAAAGTTGACACGCAAAACAGTCCAGGTGATAAACATTGTCCTTAGCTCTCATCACCATCTCAAAAGCAGGTATGAGCTTACTGCAGGCAGCGCAGTTTCCTGTAACGCCAAATAACCTGAAGATACAGAAAGACATTCCTGAAGATGcttaactgaaaagaaaatcagattttcatGTTCTAATCTTTGTTTCCCCTCAGTAGTTGCCTGGCCTTTGACTTacttcccagcacagctctctttGGAAAGGCTGGTGGTGGTGCAAATCTGCCCAGTTTCCAATACAAAGGCACAGACCCTTTGTCGGAAGAGAGCCTAATGGAGTGGTGACAGCCTAATATCCCACCCAATGTGACGTTATTCTTCTACAGGTTATGCTGACCTTTCTGGGTAAAAGGAACATCTAGTTAAACTCAACAAAGAAACAGTAAACACATTAGGGATGTTACATAACTGTGCGGACAGGGGTCAAGCCGTTTGCATATGCGGGAAGAGTCTTCAGCTTGGATCGCGCCATTCAGACAAGAGCCACATAACCTTGGCTTTTGgtgttatttattattaaaacacACTTTAgctagaaaagaaataacacttGAAAAAGCCAATATTCTTCGCATTTTTGACATCTAGTGCTAAAAGCTTTACCACTAttattaaaagaacattttatgaGCAAGTCATTTAAATCGTCAGAAAGCATTAGCGGTTCATGCACCTTACAACCTTATACCGTAGTTATTGCTATGATTATGTTATTCAGGTAGCACATTAAAGTAAATGAGGCTGTAAACTATATATAGTCACATCAGGAGTAGAAGTATAAAATACTGTAAGAACAAtatgaaatgctgtttttgcCAGACATctatagaattttttttaaattctctttgtTAAAGATTTTCAATACTTTTCAAGTGGGTGTATTACAAAAAAGTTGCACGTATGCATCCTTTTGTAACATAGAAGGATTAtaatgaacaagaaaaatatgttaGCTCTACATGGCAGCAATCTTTGAAACTAAGTTTATTTAAACTACTTAATAGTTGTGATGGATTATTAAAAGTAATGCTCTGCTTGTGCATAGCAGTTAATGCTGTTTTTAACTATGAAGCACACTAGATGAAAACGCCACATCtgccagttttctttttttcctcaacatcaggctgacagcagaaaaatataatgGCTCTCAAGGGAAACACCAAATTAAAAGCAGTTCTAAACTAATGAATTCAAAAGTGCTCTGTAGAAAATTCAGTTTGGTAACATAAAAATGAACGCAGTTTTTAATCACATCCCTCCATTTTACTGAATTTCATGGGTTATCAACAAGCCTACTTAATTCCAAATCTTTTCACCTTCTGCTTCTACTCAGGATGTGCTTTCTGCATAATATGTGTTGCTTACTTTTAGAGCCGCAGCCCTCTCTCCTGTCTGACCTGCTGGTCACCATCATCCCCAGACAGAAGGTCTACAATCaggccaccaccaccacctcttGTTAGAATGGCTCAGTTCAACTTCTAGTTCCATAAGCCCAGTCACTAAAATTATAGATTACTTAAACAGATTATAAATATTCCCActgtaaaatcatagaattgtttgaattggaagggaccaatTAATGTCATCTAGtacaactcccctgcaacgaacagggacacTTACAACCTCTGTTCCAGTTCTATTTCCATCATATATGGGTTTTGCCAAGGCTGCCTAAGACCCCCAGCCTTTCATTCTTCATTTGAAGGGCAGAGGACTTCAATGACCTTCACAGCTGTGTCTGGCTTTGCACTAGGAAAGACTAAACCCACCGATGAAAGGCCCAGCTGTTTCCCACATGTCTAtacagaaaacagtgcaagtTTATTTGTATGAGGAAAGCACACCAAGTTGCAAAAGGTTCTTCGGAACAACAACACTTGAGGAAGGTTCCAGTGACTTCCAGCTGAGCACAGAGGGGTCAGCAAGCTGAGGTGCAAAAACCTGATGCTCGAGTGCAGACCAAACTCTTGACTGGAGGGGGTGCTAGGTGCAGGTGTATCTCCTACAGTCATGTTCAGGTGAGAGTGGGGAAGCCCATCATGGTTAGAACTACAGATCAGTGAAACAACAGGGGAAGTCATTCAGTAGCATGAAAGATGGAGATTTACTGCCCTGCAGCCCACTGTGTGCAGATTTCCCCCTTTCTCAAATCAGAGACCACCACAAGAGCTGCTTCAGCCAAGAACCAACTATATTAAAATTTTTCAATTACATAAAGGAAAGGAGGCCTTCCTTGCCATTAGTTCTTCCCCACcacatgcaaaacaaacaagtgaGATTTATATTAGCTATTGTTAATTTTGGATAAAGCTGTTTATATGAAGAACATAGTTTTCTcccattaataataataataaaaaacccacaatgCCATTTTGAAATTCTGGACATAGTTTCCCCCAATTTCAATTGCTCTCGCTCCCTGAGCATTTATCAGCTACCTGATTAGAATTTGTTTCCACACAAACCATTGATCATCAGCCTATTACTAGGCAAATGACAGTTAATTACCCACTACATTAACCACTGGGACCTGAGAcctgcttctgctgccatcagtcaACATGATAAATGTGGCAAGTTCAGTAATGCATGGccagccctgagctgcctgCTATAGTGTGAACAACCCTCAATCTCACTTCCAGGCCCAGGAAAATCTATGGCAATCTGCATAATTACAAGCTCTGGGTTAATAACAGACAAATGATTTGTTGCATCTAAACAAAGTCCTTGGAATGGGCCTGGTCTCCTGTGGCTGCCCGGGCTGCTGTTGTGCCACCACCGTACTTCCCGCTACGACGCGCGCGAAACAGAGCCCTGACGCTGTAGCCTTCCAATTTGTTGCCCTCCAATTTATGGATTCTGCATATGTGATTTTTAATCATTAAAGAACTCTTGAAGCAATATTATCTTAATTATTCTCTGCTGTAACCAGGGAATTAGGCTTCagataaaattttcttcttctgtgcaCTTTCCCTGCCTCGCTGGAGGCTCCATCAGTTTTCATCTACACCTGGACTCTGAAATTCTAATGATGAATTATTGCCCCTTTTCCTAAGAGGGCGAACCTTACAAGGGAACATTTTACTGAACTGTCAGCTCACAGACTGAGTGCGGAGATGCGGAAATCTGATCTAATTTACTGCAAAACGATGCATTTGTTAGACTTTCTCCTCAGTTTTGTCTAAGGAGCAAGAGATCAGCCATGAGCCACCTTCTTGTGCTCCTTTGCACTGGCATATGTTCACTTGACTTTTCAtacactgctttgttttcctccacTTTTCAAACTTGTTACATGAGCCAGTTTCTAAAACATACGGGTTTTACTCCTGGAAGGAACAAATGGATTCTTGACAGGATCTTAGCTGGAGATGATGCACTGAGCTACAGTCTCTTGCTCTTACAGTCTCTGTTTTACCAAAAGAATGTCAAGgatttcatttctgctcagtACTCACAGCTGCCAGGTATCATTTTGAGTTTTATTTACCATATTTTCTAGGGTCAAACAATGCTTAAACTCACTCCTTTCACATCTACTTACAGGTAGTTAGAATGTGACCTAGTTACCTCAGCAGATTAGAACACCAATTCTCACTGACTTCATGAAGCAATAAAAAGAGCTAAAAATGTAGAAGTGCAAGGATTTACCTTTTCTCCTTATATTCTGAACCTACCTCTGAAACTTATTCTGTACATACACCACAATGAGATAAGAACAATCAGCAACAGCAAACGTATTGACTCTTCATGTATTTGAGCGGTATAGAACATTCTAAAGAGAgctaaaaaatgaaagatgcaAGAGCTCTTTGCAAAGAAACCCAAACCTGACAGCTTGAGCAACAAAAAGTGTGATTAAGGACCATGCTATTGATTCTGCTTTGGTAGGTTTACTAAACAGAAACCTGAAGGTTAAGTACTGATagatgagaaaaaggaaaaagttaggagggaaaagaaagaatagacagcaaagtgcagagaaACTGAGGAAACCACTCTATACCTATGAGGTATTTGATTTCTAGAGGGACACAGTTCAACCATATGAACACCAATTTCCATCCACTTCTACAGACTTTGGGTGAGGCACCAAGCATGAAGGGGAGACCTGGTTCTCACTATTAGTTTAGAAATGCCGTGTAGCCAGGATAGCCAGTTTGTAGTAGGAGTAAAAATCATCTCTTTGCacaatggaaaatgaaagagaaaaaatatcttgagATTCAAGAATGACAAAGCTAACATTAAATGGAATTTATCCTGTGGCACAGTAATTATGGATAGTTTCACATggcttcaaattatttttcttctcattcccaCTACCAGGTTAACTAAGTTCAttagggaaaaatatatatggtAACTGAATTCTAAGACTGCCTTTGCCACTAGCTGATTGGGTGACCTGGAAACTCACTTAATTCTGGTCTCAGTTTATTCCCTACAAGCAGGTGAGACCTGATCTTCACACTGAAATATCCCTGCTAGAAACAATTTCTATAAAAATTGAAACAATACTTTCAAATCTCTGTTCCTCACAGTGCAGGGAGGAATCAAAATAATACACACACTGTTTTAAATGTAATCAGACATGTAGTGAAATAGACAATCAGTAGGCATGTGTATTATTCAGGATTTCAATTCAAGATGCTTGTACCGAAAAAAGGAACTTGGCCCTTAGCAAAAATTTCAGACAGTGTGAGATTCTATTTGGAGAAGCATAAAACCACATAAAAGAACCTAAAAGTTAATGAGTGTGAGAGAGAAAGTTATCTAAGTATCTAGATTACAAAGCATACTGAAAAGCTTAGATTTAGAGAATTTGTAATATCTACATGCTGAATATTATTTAGATTATTAGGTGGAGATTTTTTTAGAACTAAGTGATGTGGGGACACAAGTACTACTGGCTTTAAATAGACTATAATTCTCTTCCCAcaagatatttttgaaaatccTCCCTGTCAAACTGCAGAGAAAGGCAAGCGGGTAAATTTGTCCCACACGCATTTTTATGAATGCCTGGAAAACTTATTTCACTCCCACCCATCCTCAGTTTTCTCTGGACAAACTTTCTAAAAgctcactgaaaatgaaaagtgctTCCAGCCAATGAGAACCCCACTTTGCCTACTACAGTTAAACCAGGCAAGAGCAGATGGAACTAGAGAACAGAGCTTCTATCCAGCCTGCTCATACACAGACCTCCTAGCTCCCCAAAAAGCCAGTAAAAACTTCAGGTGACTTTGCTTGAATTAACTCTGTTCCACTAATTAATAGCAGGCAGGAAGCTGGAGACTACTTCAAAAGGAACGAAAAAGGAGACACTGGACAAAATGACCACTTCTGAAACAACTTTCCATTCTCATCTGTATCCTCATAACTGGCTTATATATCCTTGTTATCCCTACCATTTTAAGTCATTTCCTGACAAAATTGGGGTGTCAAAAGAGGGAAACACTACAAAGTTGCAAGCCAGGACACTCAGTAGATCTGAGCATGGAGCCTCCAGCTAGATTTCCAGCACTCCCCAGCTGCAGGAACAGTGGCCAGATTTTCATTGAGCTCAGCATTCTGGGTGccaaattattttagaaaatgtaaaatcacAAGTGTTATAATGTGGGAGCAGTTAGATA is a genomic window of Meleagris gallopavo isolate NT-WF06-2002-E0010 breed Aviagen turkey brand Nicholas breeding stock chromosome 1, Turkey_5.1, whole genome shotgun sequence containing:
- the LMO3 gene encoding LIM domain only protein 3; this encodes MSFCIFRLFGVTGNCAACSKLIPAFEMVMRAKDNVYHLDCFACQLCNQRFCVGDKFFLKNNMILCQTDYEEGLMKEGYAPQVR